The following coding sequences are from one Salvia hispanica cultivar TCC Black 2014 chromosome 3, UniMelb_Shisp_WGS_1.0, whole genome shotgun sequence window:
- the LOC125211442 gene encoding uncharacterized protein LOC125211442, with product MLIDNKVSMQTTNLESFLNRTTPLAPSQFLSKSEARKLNKLWHPCEREKVDYFVLADLWSSFDEWSAYGAGVPIASDDGQNLIQYFVPYLSAIQIFTSSSSANCLREETDSVSETRDSFSDSFSDESESEKLSRWDGCSSEEGICEQDLWHPNDRLGNLYLEYFERSSPYGRVPLTDKISSLAQSHRGLMSLRSVDLSPASWMAIAWYPIYHIPTGRTNRDLQTCFLTYHTLSSSFQDMDLGDDIDDLKRKREEGKSISLPPFGLASYKMQGDVWLSDENGLDRERMTSLLSVADSWLKQLRVQHHDFNYFMGMRHG from the exons ATGTTGATTGACAACAAGGTTTCAATGCAGACCACAAACCTTGAAAGCTTCTTAAATCGCACAACGCCCCTTGCCCCTTCCCAGTTTCTCTCAAAG AGTGAGGCAAGGAAGCTTAACAAGCTATGGCATCCATGTGAAAGGGAGAAAGTTGACTACTTTGTTCTTGCTGATCTTTGGAGTAGTTTTGATGAATGGAGTGCTTACGGAGCCGGAGTTCCAATTGCCTCCGATGACGGCCAGAATCTGATTCAATACTTCGTGCCTTACCTCTCTGCAATCCAGATTTTCACCAGTAGTTCATCTGCAAACTGCTTGAG GGAAGAGACTGATTCCGTGAGCGAGACAAGGGACTCGTTTAGTGATTCGTTCAGTGACGAGAGCGAGAGTGAGAAGTTGTCGAGGTGGGATGGGTGCTCGTCCGAGGAGGGGATATGTGAGCAGGATTTGTGGCATCCGAATGATAGATTGGGTAATCTTTACCTTGAGTACTTTGAGAGATCGTCTCCCTATGGAAGGGTCCCTCTCACGGACAAG ATTAGTAGCTTAGCTCAAAGCCATCGGGGATTAATGTCGTTAAGAAGTGTGGATCTTTCACCGGCTAGTTGGATGGCCATCGCCTG GTACCCTATCTATCACATTCCAACCGGTAGAACCAATAGAGACTTGCAAACGTGTTTCCTCACGTACCACACCCTTTCCTCCTCGTTTCAAG ACATGGACTTGGGCGACGACATAGACGATTTGAAGAGGAAAAGAGAGGAAGGGAAAAGTATCTCTCTCCCTCCATTTGGTTTGGCAAGTTACAAGATGCAAGGGGACGTGTGGCTTTCAGACGAGAACGGCCTTGACCGGGAGAGGATGACGTCGCTCTTGAGCGTGGCCGATTCTTGGCTAAAGCAATTGAGGGTTCAACATCACGACTTCAACTACTTCATGGGAATGCGGCATGGCTAA